Genomic window (Clarias gariepinus isolate MV-2021 ecotype Netherlands chromosome 4, CGAR_prim_01v2, whole genome shotgun sequence):
aagcaaactGTATATGTTAACCCGAAAGCATTCTGTATTATATACACTGTCGTAATATTTTCCAGCTTAATGTTTCAATGACTGATAACTGCAGCACTTTCTTCCACTGATGGTCTGATGTGTAGAATGGATGGAAGGTTTGGAGACGTGTAATGCCGGATGGCTCAATGATGGTACTGTCCATTACCCCATATTGAATCCAAGGCCAGCTTGTGGGAAAGATCTTCTTCCTGGTATCCGCAGCTATGGGCCCCGGCATAAGACCAAGGAGCGTTACGATGCCTTCTGCTTCACCTCTACCACTGAAGGTCAGCAACTACAATGCACTGCAGATTATTTAACCAATTcaaatgtaattgtaaatgtaaaatgttttaatataaggCAATGTATGATAACGAGTTGAAGGTGCAAAACTGTTTGTCGTAGGTGTCCAgtgataaagttgtttttttgcagctgtttatttttttatatattttattaaatcggCTTGCCTAATTAATCTTGTTGTGCTAACCAATTTCAAGGTCTCAATCAAACCATGTCCTTATCTCAAATTTCAATCCACCTTTAtaacaaaaaaggaaatctatctatctatctatctatctatctatctatctatctatctatctatctgtctgtctgtctgtctgtctgtctgtctgtctgtctgtctgtatagtGTTTTGACCTTTTATAAAGCCACAGAAATCAACTTGAGGAACACATGCAGGAGGTATGGTGGgctcagtaaaaaaaagaagaggagaaagaCAATGCACTGTTGTTTGAGTAGACAGGACATAGTCTGTTAGAGTGAAATTGTTTCTGTGGTGACATTTAAGCTCCTGCTATGTCAGTGTAATACAGGCAGCTACAAAATTTCCTCTGAATCATTCGACATGGCGGAGAACTcccttcttttctttaattcagATTTTCTTCTTACAAGAAACACACAATCTAAAATGCACAATATGTGTTCTCATTCCAGTTAACATGGTGGGATTattatagattattattattattattatatatctgtttaatttatatatatatatatatatatatctatatatctatctatatatctatctatctatctatctatatatatatatatatatatatatatatatatacacactcttatatatatatatatatatatatatatatatatatatatatatatatatatataaatactctaaaatatatatacatatactcttaaatatatattattttattttgaactaTGCACCTCTGGAACTGAACTGAGTCTCCTAGTCTCCTTACTTCCCTGTTCATGCAGGTCCAGTGTTCTATCTCCCAGGGACGTTTAATTTTTCTGAAGCAGCTCGTGCCTGTAAGGAGAAAGGAGCAAGCTTAGCCCTTGTGGGACAGCTCTACTCCTCCTGGAAGTTTCTGGGGTTGGAGCGCTGTGATGGAGGCTGGCTTCAGGATGGTAGTGTGCGCTTTCCCATAATTAGCCCTAAGGAGCGCTGTGGAGGAATCCCACAGCCAGGGGTTCACAGTTTTGGATTCCCTAAAAAGAGTATTAGTCTCTATGGGGCATACTGTTACAGGTAAATGTGAACATAGTGAAATATGAATCCTGATACTCAAGTTCTAGATCTGTACAAGTCTGCAGGTGCAGACTTCAACAGTTCTGAGAATTATTACTTTTCCCCAAAAGCAACATGAGAGAACGTTTTGACGTAATATTTTGTCAAGTATATTTTGACAGAATTGATTTGTTAATTGGAATTGTGGGAacagtcaaattaatttcacagatttttggtcttttttctttaatgagtAAATCAGTGAATAAAAATGTTCCTCTAATTAGAGCTTAAATAATTAGCATGACGTACATCAAAGGTTGTTTGTTAACAATTATTTATCATCCATAATCTTTATGCCTTttataaaatagtttaaaaaatatacaaccaTATAAGCATTTCTAAAATTTTTACCTGCTTTTATATGCCTATTAAAATGTAGATCTTTATGAATGTACTGATATGAATGAAGATGgactaaatgaaataaaataacaacataaGCACAAAAGACTATATAGCTGACACTGttagtaaaatttattttcatcatacttttttttttttttataaaactccATAACAGTTAAAGAATCCTACAAATTTAGCAGTATGGCACCATAATATCAGATAtcttgacttaaaaaaaaacaaaaaaacaaacataagcGCATCATAATaagcagataaataaaaaatgtttatgacaaTTCTTGTTACATTAGTAGTTTTCGTTTAAGTTCTTCAGGGTCTATTCCAACTACATTTtccaatggaaaaaaaaacaagccgcAAAATAAATTACCACAAAAGATTTGTGTATAAAATCAGTAAAGTGCTCCACAAATCTAAATGAGGGAACTTGTGGCACTAATTAGTGTATTAGTAACACATTCACAGATCTATGCTTGATAGCCAATTTAGTAACATACATTAAACTAgtgttaattttatattttaaataaatcctaaAAACTAATGTTACTAGATGTTATTTTCCCATATTTAGTAAGAATAGTGAATCTTATACTAAATAAGACAAATTTGCAGATTTTTGTGTTATGAATCTAATTTTGAGTAGAATTTATTAATGTTTCTAAACAACAATTAATCATTATTCCTCAAAAAAGTGTACACTTCATCTGAATGAAATGACACCAAAAAGTGGAATGAAGAAATACGTTATTTAGGTCTGTAAAAACATCGTTATTTCATACGATGGTAAAAACAGCTTCTATAAAGTATAGATTATTCTCAAGAGAAAATAAGAGACCTAAAATACTGAGCAccaaattatgtgaaaatgtaaagCTTGTGTTTCACAGCCAGGCACAATAAAACAATCTTACTGCAATTAATGGTGTATGATTCTTCAATAGCcaataaattgttaaataaattgaCTTATTGTTGACTTGTATACTGAAATATCAAGCCATTTTTTTGGTACTGTAAAATAGAGGCTCCCAATTAAGAGATGTACAAGAcactaaaactaacatgttttcTGGGAATCCATAGGCCTGATTTGATGCATTCTTATCAGAGATTTAACCAAGTGAATGGTTGATTATAAATGTATACTGCATGGCTAAGGAGCACAGGTTTTACTGTGTGCAAATGTCAGAATGACAGCTGCCAGAGAGCATTTTTAATCTCATTTCCACTGCTTCATTCTTTAGATGAAGTAAGCCATGGCCTGCCACTGCTaacctttttttctccacattTACTTAGATTAAATGCGAAATCTGTGCACTTTATTTAATCccatctgatgtttttttttttttttttttttttttttatgtgacgaATTAACAGCCAAAGacccataataaataaatgtttttgtgattAAGGCTAGGCCACTAGAAAGAagctgttacatttttaatttctcaccagtttttttttagcaatggGAAGTTTTCACTCTGTGCTCCATTCACCCTCGCTATGTCGCCCTGCCTACTGGTGGCAGTAATGGGAACTTTCAGCAGGATGAAACAAAGTGTTTAAGAGACAGTGGCATCAGTTTAATTCAGACCAGCTGAGGTTAAATAGCATTTTAAATTTTGCTAGTGCTTTAATATGTACCTCTGTTGTTTGGAAACTGTGATTTGTATTTACTTAATGATTGGGTGAaaatcatgttttctttgtgtCATAGAATTACAAAATATGTAATTCAGTGTCATATTCTACAGAACAAAAGGTAAGAAAGAAGCTGATGACTGGAGTAGAACAAAGCAGGTGTGATGCGAAAAGGCATTTTTGCTTGAAACATTGACAATATAAATGATGAACAATGCAGGTCCCCTAAAGGAAAGGTCATGAAacttataaaaagaaaatgcagaggCTGGTTGGTTTAAAAGCTCCACCAGCGTGGTTTTACTTTTTCTGTGGCTTCTTGCTTCTTTGCAGAGGGCAATGTAACTTGTTTACTACTTAATTCCACCGTTTCTattacaaagacaaaaaaaaatattttaattaccaATGAGAAATTATTAGCTGTAAGCACACAATAcatgtacattttaataaaacattgagGAGAAAGGAGGTATGAAAGAAATGGTGATTATAAGCCTATTGAAGTCATTATAAACCATATTCTTTAATAATCTTATTTAGAGCAGTCAAAAATATTAGCCATCATTGGTGAAACTGTTTCTTACGTGGTGTACAGGTGATCTGTGGCTCCTCCCACCGTCCATTGCTTTGGCATCTGATAATGGGGTTGTGTCTCTGAAGGAAACCCTCCTCACAGTGGTAACGCACCTGAGCGTTAATCGCATATCGAGCTTGTCGTTCACCAAACTGCTTAGCATTCAGGACAAGAGGTGGCAGGCCACATACGGCtgattgaaaaaacaaaaacaatatatgtatatgtattcaAAAGTTagtccccccccctccctctttAACTGTTAATTCgttaagtattgttttttttgttaattattgttcatgtgtaaaaataatcaaaatgtttttggcaaatacaacctcacacaaacaacaacatatacacTTTTTTCACTGTGCAATTATGTAACAAAATTGAagccaaattaaaaaacaggtGGGCAAAACTAAGTACATTCaatgattcaatagcttgtacTTGTATTTGAACATGTAACATGCTCAGTAAGGCCTGAGATATAgctctttttttcctaaacatTGCACAGGCTGACCTTGGAGTGAATGCGCTAGGACGTCCACTGTTGGGAAGAGTatcaactgtcttgaatgctttccacttgtaaataatctttctcactgtagaatgatgaactccaaattgttagcaaatggttttataaccctttccagatttatgtgcagcaacaattgcttttcAATGACAATTGTTTATGTCCTTATGTGTaagaaaaagttatatgttgttgttcatcTAAGGTTTGCCTAATACTATttatatttgcctaatactaagacccactATGATCACTAAGACCCACTATGATCACTATGACCCACTATGATCACTATGAAATAATGCTATCATGCGCTCATACAATCTGTTGTTTTAGCTATTATTATTTGCTATTCACTCTTATTGCAGCCAGATTAAAACTGAGTAACCATTTATTGAAGAAACACACTATGCAAAGTGTTACATGAAACTTCACTGGATGGCATACTCACTGGTGCCTTTTTTGCAAGTATAGGACAGATGGTAGTTGCATGGCACATCACTCCAGCGGCCATCATCATGCCATACCATCACCACACAGTCCTCTCCAGATAGGAAATAACTATCAGGCTGACCACGATACCAGTTTTCATACAGCTGAGACAGAGAATAAAGAAACCCATAATTAATAGTATTACACATAAAGGAGGTTTGGAGCCAATGTCCATGTTGAATGAGTTTGTATGAAATTCATAACCTTTACAAGGTTTCCTTTTTCCTGTATTTGAACTTTTAATGTGACCTTGACTATAGGCAATGTTAATTGTTGAATACATGACAAACAGTGAGGACACACTGATATTGTACATGCTTGAAGACCCAAATGTACTGCTTAGGATGCCATACAAGTTtactaaacactttaggtgaaaGGGTTGTTACTTGCATTAAAAACTGAACAGCCGTCAAAGACTGTTGCCACAACAGATTACATACCAGAGATAGAGGACAATATCCAGTCAGTTAACTCTTCTACAAATGAGGTAAAACTACCcacaaaagtatttttttagattgttCATATGCACATTTTATATGATGTCATACACTGAAACTGTCATACActgaaactttatttatttatttttattttttgtacatcCGTTACTATTTTCTATGCActgcagtatactgtacagtatgtctgtgtatTGTAAAAACAGAATGTCTGTTTTAGTGTTTTGGAAACAGTACAATATTGAAAGAAAGATTATAGCAGAAAGAAGAGCCAGTCTGGTACTTTTACTTTCTCacaataataaaagtttaaatgaaAGCTGCTACAAAACAGGATGTGGGGTTTTAATCTGGTTTTGCAATCACTAACACTTTCAGGGAGAAAGAAGGCCTATAGAAATAGCATATAACAAGCGCCTTTCCCATCACCTCACACTGCAATTAACAGAGAGGGCTGTAAGCTGCACCAGTGGGTTACCATCTCAATTCCTTAAAACAAAGGGCTACACAAAGCTTACCAGCGGGTTTCCATCAGACCAGCGGAAATCACCCTCAATGGTCCTGTCATTAAGACCAGTCCACTGGTACTCCCTGTACTTATCTGTGGAAGAAAACCTGGACGTGAGTCACACATCAAATGCCTTAATATCATCATGCTTTCCACCCTTTAAGGCATTACTGCTTCTAACTCTGGCTTCAAGGGACCTTGTGGGTATCATCAAGCATGATCGATGGTTTGCAGTAATGGCAGTGGAATCATGTTGTTTGAATCCAGACCAGTCAATCTATATGAAATATGGCAAGTTATTATTAAcacgtttttttccccttggttataaatcatattttagtatgataactttaaaacattatagGAATTACTGGATACTGCTAACAATTTTTGTGACTGCAGTCTGGAGCAATTCCTAGGACTcctattttataaacattacaatttttctttattgagcttaatgtaaaatgtttaaaaggtgATATatctgtgtttattatttaatttcatactGCAaagtaattacataaaaaaaaaggaacaaccAAATTATTTCACGTTAGGTACAGTAAGCATATCTATAAGTTAGTTAAGACCTACGGTTAATAAAATATTGCTCTTCAGGTGACATGACAGAGACCAGGTGACCGCCAGACATCCTACAGTGCTGCTCTGCCACCTCCCAGCTCTGACGTTTTGAAAAGTGTTTATAACAGTTGCCTTGGAATTTTTCCCAGCCTGGTTCACACTGCTCCAAATCTAAGTAAGACAATAAAAAGCATGTTTGAAAATATTTCAGACATTTGCAGTATAAGTCTTACCATTCGATACATCTATAGGTTGGTGACAATAAAAAgacaatgaaaaaatgtaaaaaatgtagttggatatactgtagaagGTGGAATGACAAAACTGCCATTATGTATAAATTTGATCATATGCAACTCACCAATTTGGCAGAATTCTCCCCCATATGTTGGCAGACATAGGCATTTGATGCTACTACCGACATCTATACAGGTGCCTCCATTAGCACATGGATTCTCCAAACAGCCATCTAAAAATACACAGTTCTAACTTTTAACTTAACTAGTTATTGTAAATAGGTcacttatgcacttctggttcAACGCTAACCACATCTCACTGGTGTACAATGACACTATAATGACACTATAATTGAACTCAATGAacctaatctaatttaatctaatcgATTTATGCTCTGTAAGAAAGCCAAAATATTGTTAGTTGGTTTAAATTTTGCATATTGTATGCAGTTCCTGATAGCTGACAGTAGAGCCAAGTGTCAGTTTGTCCACTAGGTGGAACCATTTTATTGCTGGTGAAACTGTTGGCCAATGAAAAAAGTTAGGCCTTATGACAAAAAGGAAATATGTATGCCATGTCACTAGGATTTCTTTGCCTTTCTTTACAGAATGAAATACAAAGGTTGCTGTAACTGTAATGCTAATGGATTTATTAAGCATCTAAATGAAGCATCCAGTCTTTTTTCTTGCAAGCTCATGGATTTAGACGACCACAATTTCATTGTTACCCAGTAGTATGTTGTGAAAGCACCTTGAAATCCATAACCAGCTAATTAAATTGTAGAAAAAACTGTGATTTTACTCCTTATACCTGATATTCCTGTTCTGTCTAGCATTCTCTCTGCTGGTCTAGGAGGCAGGGTTATATGGTTTGTCAGGGTGGTCAGTTTATCCTCTTGCTTGCTGTTTGGAGGTCCTGTTGTGGGAATGGTGTCCTGGTCTTCACGTTTGTTCTCATTGGTTGACGTAGAAGAGGTCAGACTCTGTGTTTCCTCAGGGTTTTCAGTGATGGGAACTAAAGTAGGGTCTGACTCGATTGAGGAGTCTGGGTCATCTGTGGTTCCTGGTGTTTCACCACTGATCTCAACATCTGCCCTGAACTCCTGTGGTGGAGTAGGAGTGGTCATGGTGTCCCAGATTGGTGTTAGGGTGATATCTGGGATCAGTGTAACCTCCACAGCAAAATGAGTGGGACTGGAACTATTTTCAGTATCATTAACCTCTGTGGTGTTCAGGAGAAGCAGGTCTGTGGAGTTAAAGGGTATGATGGGAGTGGCATTGGGAGTGGCAAGTGGGACGTCTGTTACTAAAGACCTTGCTTCAGAAGAGATTTCTGTTCCTGATAAGTTATCGTCATGGCTAATGTTGTCTTTAACTGAGCCTGTCATGGATTCAGTCAGTGGAGTTGTCGGTGTCGGTCGAAGAACAGGCACATTTTCCATACTGTCCTGCTCAAACTGCTTCACCTCCTCCTTTATGATGCTGAGGACAGACAAAGTACTGCTCTCTGGAACGACAGATTTCACCTCCTGAGGTAGACTAGCCTCCACAGTTCTTGGCTTTTGGGTAATTGGTGTGCCCAACACATGAGGTGCAGATGTGGATAGATGAGTTAACATTAACATATTGTCATCATCGCCAGAACCTTCAATGGGCTCTGTTTGGTTTTCAGATAAATGTACAGGTGTTGCAGTCACACCTGACTCATGATCACTGTCATTATCGGCTGAACCAAGAGACTCTACTGAAGTAAACTGAAGAGATTCAACTGAAGGATGTGCTGTTTCTTGCTCCATTTCTGTAGTACTGGAAGTGGGTGTTAAAAGAGACTGCTCGTGACTTTGCTCAAAGCCTGTGAAGATAATTAAATAAGCCAGTTTTAATTATTGAGACATATACAGGTATTAGTGTGACACTGTTAATagaaaaaagagtaaaaatgttattttcacTCACATTTGCAAATTTACTGatattttacttacagtaaatgcaaaagagataaaattCTTTTcacagtatttttgtttttacttactCAGTGTAGGCCGACTTAGAGCTTCCAGCAAGGAACCCTTAGTGGTAGTGGTGTTAGATGAAGAATATTTATAAGAACCTTGACTTAAAGTGACATTGGGGGTAATCTTCTCTGTGAATTCTGTAGTTAGTTCACTTCCAGAGCCCTCGGTTGTTTCTGAGTAACTGGTCTGAGTTTGGAGGTCTAGTTTTAATTCCTGTGCCACAGTGATATTACCTGCTTGTGCTTTCACAACAGTTGTATGCTCATCCACATGGCTTTCATCTTGATCATCAAGGTTGGTCTCAGGCAGGGATTTAGATCCTTCAAACTCACTAAACTCATACAGTGGCTCAGAGTTGTTAGCTGTGGTGTTTGATTTACTTtctgaaaatgctttgtattCCACTTCCACTGGCTCCAGTTTGGTATCTGGCATTGACTGATAGTCTGTGTGATTGTCAGGCTTCTCTCCTGAAGTGGCTTTATGATTCTCTTCATCTTGGTCTTCTGCTGACTTTGGCAGAGTCCAGCTGGGCTCCAGGTGTATCTTTGGCACTGCTTCAGAGTCGACATGCTCCGAAGGCATTTCTTGCCAGGAGCTCTGAGTCGGCTCAGGTTTCTGTCCATAAATTGTTGGAGTGGTGAGGATATTTCTGCTAGCAGCGGTTGTATAAATTTGATCAAATGTGGATGGTGTAGGGTCATGCTCCTCTGTCTTAGCTGTGTGTTTGCTGGAGAAAGAGAAAATCTCAACAGCCCCTTGAGCCTCATTTTCAGTCTTCTGTGTCACATGACCTTGACTGAACTCCTCTTCTGTGTCAGCTAATGTCACAATGTCCTGGGCAACATCGTCTGTTTCTGGGAGCAAGTCATCGAAGGGGTTGACAGTTTGATAATTAGGgtttgctgtaaaaaaaaataatcagatatTATGTTACTgcacaaaaacaagaaacattaaattgtttattttaaataaaaatccttaaaATATTCAAGTAATGGCATTCTTGTTACCTCTGAAGCAGTAGGCATCATAGCGAGTGTGAGGAGCTGGAAAGCCTGTCTGATTGTTGTAGCGGTAGACTGTTTTAACGCCAGGTTCAGGGCCTCCACACCTCTCTCGTGGGTGCACAATAGGATAGCGTACACTACCATCAGCTAGCCAACCTGGGCTACAGTGATCAAGACCATCATTCCATGCAGCATAAAGCTGACTTGTGCTGGCTAATTGTGCACCCTGTTGCTCACAATATACTTTAGCCTCGGCTAATGTCAAGCGCTGTGAGGTAGATCCGTAGAACACTTTGCCTGCGATAAAATAAATGGCCTCAGAATAGAAAGTTGGCAAAAATCTAAATAGAAATAAT
Coding sequences:
- the bcan gene encoding brevican core protein, producing MRSMMLLSLLLCAICPFVLLSSAVPAPGTDETSILKVTIPDSPSVSAVLGGSLTLQCLVSLPPVSFTGRLAGHPRIKWSMLSSGRENEILVARGERVKISEPYKGRASLPNYASSSNDLTLQLDSLRHNDTGFYRCEVQQGLEDAHDLAQIKVKGVVFHYRHASSRYAFSFGEAKDACEDIGAQIATPDQLLAAYHSGYEQCDAGWLADGSVRYPIHMPREGCFGDMDGLPGVRSYGMMEHDELYDVYCYIENIQGKVFYGSTSQRLTLAEAKVYCEQQGAQLASTSQLYAAWNDGLDHCSPGWLADGSVRYPIVHPRERCGGPEPGVKTVYRYNNQTGFPAPHTRYDAYCFRANPNYQTVNPFDDLLPETDDVAQDIVTLADTEEEFSQGHVTQKTENEAQGAVEIFSFSSKHTAKTEEHDPTPSTFDQIYTTAASRNILTTPTIYGQKPEPTQSSWQEMPSEHVDSEAVPKIHLEPSWTLPKSAEDQDEENHKATSGEKPDNHTDYQSMPDTKLEPVEVEYKAFSESKSNTTANNSEPLYEFSEFEGSKSLPETNLDDQDESHVDEHTTVVKAQAGNITVAQELKLDLQTQTSYSETTEGSGSELTTEFTEKITPNVTLSQGSYKYSSSNTTTTKGSLLEALSRPTLSFEQSHEQSLLTPTSSTTEMEQETAHPSVESLQFTSVESLGSADNDSDHESGVTATPVHLSENQTEPIEGSGDDDNMLMLTHLSTSAPHVLGTPITQKPRTVEASLPQEVKSVVPESSTLSVLSIIKEEVKQFEQDSMENVPVLRPTPTTPLTESMTGSVKDNISHDDNLSGTEISSEARSLVTDVPLATPNATPIIPFNSTDLLLLNTTEVNDTENSSSPTHFAVEVTLIPDITLTPIWDTMTTPTPPQEFRADVEISGETPGTTDDPDSSIESDPTLVPITENPEETQSLTSSTSTNENKREDQDTIPTTGPPNSKQEDKLTTLTNHITLPPRPAERMLDRTGISDGCLENPCANGGTCIDVGSSIKCLCLPTYGGEFCQIDLEQCEPGWEKFQGNCYKHFSKRQSWEVAEQHCRMSGGHLVSVMSPEEQYFINHKYREYQWTGLNDRTIEGDFRWSDGNPLLYENWYRGQPDSYFLSGEDCVVMVWHDDGRWSDVPCNYHLSYTCKKGTTVCGLPPLVLNAKQFGERQARYAINAQVRYHCEEGFLQRHNPIIRCQSNGRWEEPQITCTPQTVELSSKQVTLPSAKKQEATEKVKPRWWSF